A single region of the Salvia miltiorrhiza cultivar Shanhuang (shh) chromosome 8, IMPLAD_Smil_shh, whole genome shotgun sequence genome encodes:
- the LOC131001740 gene encoding uncharacterized protein LOC131001740 has product MAVSSCSLALPPQTAEPLFTAASSLAPPLSVLSYPPSRLLKPRNFCFSPLLSTTSLLRVKSKPNEAEAIPLAYTFTEFKHLLLPVIDRNPYLTDGTKQATSTIAALAKKYGAEITVVVIDEKEKETLSEHDTQLASIRWHLSEGGFHEFKLLERLGEGNKPTAIIGEVADEMNMDLVVMSMEAIHSKHVDANLLAEFSPCPVLLLPL; this is encoded by the exons ATGGCCGTCTCGTCTTGCTCGCTTGCACTTCCGCCGCAAACAGCAGAGCCCCTCTTCACCGCTGCGTCTTCTCTCGCACCACCACTTTCAGTTCTCTCTTACCCCCCTTCGCGGCTACTCAAACCCCGCAATTTCTGCTTTTCTCCCCTACTATCCACTACATCTCTGCTTCGAG TGAAATCTAAACCAAACGAAGCAGAAGCCATTCCTCTTGCATATACCTTTACTGAGTTCAAGCACTTGCTCCTTCCAGTCATAGATCGTAATCCTTATCTTACAGATGGTACAAAGCAG GCGACATCGACAATTGCCGCTTTGGCAAAGAAATATGGGGCTGAAATAACAGTTGTAG TTATCGATGAAAAGGAGAAGGAAACATTGTCGGAGCATGATACTCAACTAGCTAGTATTCGTTGGCATTTATCTGAAG GGGGCTTCCATGAATTCAAGCTGTTAGAGCGACTGGGAGAAGGAAACAAGCCAACTGCAATCATCGGAGAGGTTGCTGATGAAATGAATATGGATCTGGTGGTTATGAGCATGGAGGCCATCCACTCCAAGCACGTTGACGCGAACCTGTTAGCGGAGTTCAGCCCTTGCCCCGTTTTGCTTTTGCCTCTATAA
- the LOC131001739 gene encoding DNA ligase 6 isoform X4: MSASKPLMLTTAALHSAALSSLSLPPPPPPGCPLTSPPASLPYSKLIPRTRFIVDGFKHADPNFSVSYFLSHFHSDHYTGLSPQWTSGIIYCSATTATLLHQILNIPQQLIFPLPLAQTVLIDGSQVWLVDANHCPGAVQFLFKVPASCGGGAGSSSGSIVRFDKYVHTGDFRYSEEMKNESVISEFVGADAVFLDTTYCNPKFVFPSQEESIDYIVGVIERLGVENAGVTAKNVLFLVATYVIGKERILVEISRRCKRKIHVSGRKMAVLCALGLGETGVFTLDESESDVHVVGWNVLGETWPYFRPNFMKISEIMSERGYSKVVGFVPTGWTYEVKRNKFSVRTKDSFEIHLVPYSEHSNYDELRAYVKFLKPKRVIPTVGADVENIDSKHANAMQKHFAGLVDEMAIKQEFLMSFLRAGTKAVDVGKDSPFRSDDVIMEDKKDAPCSASHCCTDVEQESDRRSPFPQQEHAQCDSEDIRKDCLEKSAQELRDCLPIWVTLSQILDLLDSSGGNVIEAASNFYEHETEFHEQVLPGALVSCASAEGPENQPASPIKSIVKTNHSETVSLSQSFKLSSPKNIKKSANSPGKRKRNLDSKGTKKARVGLTRNVNDSKQYTITKFFKNKMPVVPEETKVEVEFTDDKRKFPTEVTELNKEEVNQFIQLVNGGESLRSYAATLLEKTKGDINMALDTYYNNNASTANDIKDNLLGSNKFKESECTSIISSMEGDAEQSERKNLEIKSDILFPTLSKDNLSVDYVSLPPDRYSPIEHGLESFPACWRKGQPAPYIHIARTFDLVKEEKGKIKATSMLCNMFRSLLVLSPEDVLPAVYLCTNRIAPEHENTELNIGGGIVISALEEACGTNRSKIKTLYDSLGDLGDVAQLCRQTQSLLAPPAALTIRQVYSILQKISVQTGSGSTSRKKSLIVNLMCSCREKEMKFLVRTLVRNLRIGAMMRTILPALAQAIVINYEGAAENLKEDIQRLSSAVVDAYNKIPNLDILIPSLMEKGIQFSSSAISMVPGIPIKPMLAKITNGVLEVLKIFQNRAFTCEYKYDGQRAQIHRLADGSIRVFSRNGDETTSRFPDLVEIVLDSCVNASVTFILDTEVVAIDRKNGRRLMSFQELSTRERGSKDSLVDLDKIKVDICVFVFDIMFASGEQLLDLPLRARRKYLRDLFGEERPGYFEYAKEMTMPIQIMKLRQIG; encoded by the exons ATGTCCGCTTCCAAACCGCTCATGTTAACCACCGCCGCCCTCCACAGCGCCGCCctctcctccctctctctgcCGCCCCCGCCACCACCCGGTTGCCCCCTCACCTCTCCCCCCGCCTCCCTCCCCTATTCTAAACTCATTCCCCGTACCCGCTTCATCGTCGACGGCTTCAAACATGCCGACCCCAATTTCTCCGTCTCTTACTTCCTCTCCCACTTCCACTCCGATCACTACACCGGCCTCTCGCCTCAGTGGACTAGCGGCATCATTTATTGCTCAGCCACCACTGCCACTCTCCTCCACCAAATCCTCAACATTCCCCAGCAATTGATTTTCCCCTTACCTCTCGCCCAAACTGTACTAATTGATGGCTCCCAAGTCTGGCTCGTCGACGCCAACCACTGCCCCGGCGCAGTTCAGTTCTTGTTCAAGGTACCGGCGAGCTGTGGCGGCGGTGCAGGTAGTAGTAGTGGTAGTATTGTTAGGTTTGATAAGTATGTGCATACTGGTGATTTCAGGTATTCTGAGGAAATGAAGAATGAAAGTGTGATTTCTGAGTTCGTTGGTGCTGATGCTGTGTTTCTAGATACCACGTATTGTAATCCGAAGTTTGTGTTTCCGAGTCAGGAGGAGTCGATTGATTATATTGTTGGGGTGATTGAGAGGCTTGGAGTTGAGAATGCGGGTGTAACTGCGAAGAATGTGTTGTTTTTGGTGGCTACATATGTTATTGGGAAGGAGAGGATTTTGGTGGAGATCTCGCGGAGGTGTAAGAGGAAGATTCATGTGAGTGGGAGGAAGATGGCAGTTTTATGCGCGTTGGGATTGGGAGAGACGGGAGTTTTCACACTGGATGAGTCCGAGAGTGATGTTCATGTTGTTGGTTGGAATGTGTTGGGTGAGACATGGCCATATTTTCGACCTAACTTCATGAAGATTAGCGAGATTATGAGTGAGAGAGGTTATTCAAAGGTTGTAGGCTTTGTTCCGACTGGGTGGACATATGAAGTCAAGCGGAATAAGTTCTCAGTGAGAACTAAGGACTCATTCGAGATTCATCTAGTTCCATATAGTGAGCATTCGAACTATGATGAGCTTAGAGCGTATGTGAAGTTCTTGAAGCCAAAGCGTGTTATTCCCACAGTTGGTGCTGATGTTGAAAATATTGATAGCAAACATGCCAATGCAATGCAAAAGCATTTTGCTGGTTTGGTTGATGAAATGGCCATCAAGCAGGAATTTTTGATGAGTTTTCTTCGTGCTGGGACGAAGGCAGTGGATGTAGGGAAGGATTCCCCTTTCAGGTCCGATGATGTAATAATGGAAGATAAAAAGGATGCCCCATGCTCTGCATCACATTGCTGTACTGACGTTGAACAGGAAAGTGACAGGAGATCTCCGTTTCCTCAACAGGAACATGCGCAATGTGATTCAGAGGATATCAGAAAAGATTGTTTGGAGAAATCTGCACAGGAACTTCGGGACTGCTTGCCCATTTGGGTCACTCTATCTCAGATATTGGACTTACTTGATAGTTCAGGTGGAAATGTTATTGAAGCAGCgtctaatttttatgaacatgAAACAGAGTTTCATGAACAGGTCCTTCCTGGTGCATTGGTCTCCTGTGCTTCTGCTGAAGGTCCAGAAAATCAACCAGCTTCACCTATTAAATCTATTGTGAAGACCAATCACTCTGAGACTGTTTCTCTGAGTCAGAGTTTCAAGTTATCTAGTCCTAAGAATATAAAGAAGAGTGCAAATTCTCCAGGTAAAAGGAAGAGAAACCTCGATAGCAAGGGAACAAAAAAAGCAAGAGTAGGTTTAACCCGGAATGTTAATGATTCAAAACAGTATACCATAACcaaattctttaaaaataaaatgccTGTTGTCCCTGAAGAGACTAAAGTTGAGGTTGAATTTACCGATGATAAAAGAAAGTTTCCCACTGAGGTTACTGAGTTGAACAAAGAAGAGGTGAATCAGTTTATTCAGCTTGTGAATGGTGGTGAATCCTTAAGAAGCTATGCAGCAACACTTCTTGAGAAGACCAAAGGAGACATCAATATGGCTCTGGATACATATTACAATAACAATGCTAGTACTGCCAATGACATTAAAGACAATTTGCTGGGTAGTAACAAATTCAAAGAGTCTGAGTGTACCAGTATAATCTCCTCCATGGAAGGCGATGCTGAACAATCTGAGAGGAAGAATCTTGAAATCAAGTCTGATATTCTCTTCCCTACTTTATCAAAGGACAATCTTTCTGTAGATTATGTATCTCTGCCACCTGACCGATACTCCCCTATTGAACATG GGTTAGAATCTTTTCCAGCATGCTGGAGGAAAGGACAGCCTGCTCCATACATCCATATAGCGCGTACTTTTGATTTGGTTAAAGAAGAAAAGGGCAAAATTAAAGCTACATCAATGCTGTGTAACATGTTTAGGAG TTTATTGGTCCTTTCACCAGAGGATGTGCTTCCTGCTGTGTATTTGTGCACAAATAGGATTGCTCCTGAGCATGAAAATACG GAACTGAATATTGGTGGTGGCATTGTTATTTCGGCCCTTGAAGAAGCTTGTGGGACTAACAGATCAAAAATAAAGACTCTTTATGACAGCCTTGGTGATCTTG GTGATGTTGCTCAGCTTTGTCGGCAAACGCAATCACTACTTGCTCCCCCAGCAGCGCTTACAATTCGGCAAGTGTATTCTATCTTACAGAAGATAAG TGTACAAACAGGTAGTGGTAGTACGAGCCGGAAGAAAAGCCTCATTGTGAATCTCATGTGCTCATGTAGAGAGAAGGAGATGAAATTTCTTGTCAGAACTCTG GTTAGGAACTTAAGAATTGGAGCTATGATGCGAACCATTCTTCCTGCTTTAGCCCAGGCCATTGTGATTAATTATGAAGGAGCAGCTGAAAACTTGAAGGAAGACATTCAG CGTCTCTCAAGTGCTGTAGTTGATGCATACAACAAAATTCCAAACTTG GATATACTTATCCCATCTCTGATGGAAAAAGGGATCCAGTTTTCATCATCAGCCATATCAATGGTCCCTGGCATACCAATCAAGCCAATGCTTGCCAA AATTACTAATGGAGTGCTGGAGGTGCTGAAGATCTTCCAAAACAGAGCATTCACATGTGAATATAA ATATGATGGCCAACGCGCTCAAATTCACAGATTAGCAGACGGTTCTATACGTGTCTTCTCAAGGAATGGTGATGAAACCACATCAAGATTCCCAGATTTAGTTGAGATAGTCTTAGACTCTTGTGTGAATGCTTCTGTAACATTTATTTTGGACACTGAG GTGGTTGCAATTGATCGAAAGAATGGTCGGAGGCTAATGTCATTTCAAGAGCTATCTACCAGGGAGAGAGGGAGTAAGGATTCCCTGGTTGACTTAGATAAAATCAAG